A single genomic interval of Bacillota bacterium harbors:
- a CDS encoding aminoacetone oxidase family FAD-binding enzyme, producing MIYDLVVVGGGASGLVAAIVAARRGAKVLIIEKNAKLGKKILATGNGRCNLGNDHWSLDNFVSTNVGVAEKVLRRFDNQAAKRFFGELGLLIISEEGRWYPRTKQAASVLTVLLSELARQGVATAVSSPVHSIEATSRGFTLRHGTGQSQGLRVLLTTGGMAAPKLGCTGDGYRLAEALGHSLLAPSPALVGLRLQSAHLKTLSGLRLAATVAIPELGLSEHGEVLFTDYGLSGIPVFDLSRAIGHRQGLTLRLKLAYEESTESKLLGFLRHYLGELSFKAPSEALAGYLPHQLCLPVLKEAGLEHKKFAGDLSRAELARLSRQLFWWDFPIVGLHTWEQAQTTWGGIPLDEVDPATLCSKVQGGLYFAGEVLDVHGRCGGYNLHWAFASGFVAGQASAHCPQS from the coding sequence ATGATTTATGACTTAGTGGTTGTTGGTGGCGGAGCATCGGGGCTAGTAGCGGCAATTGTGGCCGCTAGACGGGGTGCGAAAGTACTCATCATCGAAAAAAACGCCAAGCTCGGCAAAAAAATTCTGGCCACCGGTAATGGACGCTGCAACCTCGGCAACGACCACTGGTCGTTAGATAATTTTGTCAGCACCAATGTCGGAGTAGCAGAAAAAGTTCTACGGCGTTTTGACAACCAAGCTGCAAAACGTTTTTTTGGCGAACTAGGTCTCCTCATCATCAGTGAGGAGGGCAGATGGTACCCTCGCACTAAGCAGGCCGCAAGTGTGCTGACTGTGCTTCTAAGCGAACTAGCGCGCCAGGGGGTTGCCACCGCGGTCAGTTCCCCCGTGCACAGCATCGAAGCAACTTCACGAGGGTTTACTCTCCGTCATGGCACAGGGCAGAGCCAAGGCCTGCGGGTGCTCCTCACCACAGGTGGGATGGCCGCCCCAAAGCTTGGGTGCACTGGAGATGGCTACCGACTGGCAGAAGCCCTCGGGCATAGCCTACTCGCTCCCTCCCCCGCCCTAGTAGGACTGCGGCTACAATCTGCACATCTCAAGACCTTGTCGGGGCTACGCTTGGCGGCCACAGTGGCTATACCAGAACTAGGCCTCTCTGAGCACGGCGAAGTTCTTTTCACTGACTATGGCCTCTCTGGCATCCCTGTTTTTGACCTCTCACGCGCCATAGGTCATCGCCAGGGCCTTACTTTACGCCTGAAGTTAGCATATGAAGAATCCACCGAAAGTAAACTGCTCGGTTTCTTGCGCCATTACCTGGGAGAACTCTCGTTCAAGGCCCCGAGCGAGGCGCTCGCAGGCTACCTCCCCCACCAGCTCTGCCTCCCTGTTCTAAAAGAAGCTGGCTTAGAACATAAGAAGTTCGCCGGAGACCTGTCGCGGGCCGAGCTAGCACGATTGAGCCGCCAGCTTTTCTGGTGGGATTTTCCCATTGTTGGGCTCCACACTTGGGAACAAGCACAGACAACCTGGGGGGGTATTCCGCTAGATGAGGTCGACCCCGCCACCCTGTGCTCCAAAGTGCAAGGGGGACTTTACTTCGCCGGAGAGGTTCTCGACGTGCACGGTCGCTGCGGGGGCTACAATTTACACTGGGCGTTTGCCAGTGGTTTTGTGGCCGGGCAAGCTAGTGCTCATTGCCCTCAATCCTGA